From a region of the Euwallacea similis isolate ESF13 chromosome 3, ESF131.1, whole genome shotgun sequence genome:
- the VGAT gene encoding vesicular inhibitory amino acid transporter, protein MNRLGGIKLPPLTAAVNVASQLKRQFLPSAPSERHSQMGQGHSERVHFAQLPNQNHTSHGGVNQEHHEMSNMHTGTNPFGASNPSNPFLQHSLDSGESGGFQQESHFNSTQGGIVKQQSRMSSVDYSEGSDFVEGKSDVKINEYQAAWNVTNAIQGMFIVSLPFAVQIGGYWAIAAMILVAQICCYTGKILVDCLYEIDLQTGRRIRVRDSYVAIAKECFGKTYGSKIVSIAQIIELLMTCILYVVVCGDLMIGTFPEGAIDTRSWMMLIGIFLLPLGFLKSLQGVSVLSFWCTMSHIFINVIIIGYCLLYIGEWGWGNVKWTLDLKNFPISLGVIVFSYTSQIFLPTLEGNMEDPSKFEWMLDWSHVWAAVFKAGFGYICFLTFQNDTQQVITNNLHSPGFKGLVNTCLVVKALLSYPLPFYAACELLERSFFRGKPKTPFPTIWDQNGDIKVWGLAWRVGVILFTILMACFIPHFQILMGFIGSFTGTMLSFIWPAYFHIKLKGSTLDRKSVMFNYFIIYLGCIFGVIGIFDSGRALIDAFSIGLPF, encoded by the exons ATGAATCGTTTAGGGGGAATTAAGCTACCCCCCTTAACCGCTGCTGTGAATGTAGCTAGTCAAttaaaaaggcaatttttgcCTTCCGCGCCATCTGAGAGGCATAGTCAAATGGGACAAGGTCATAGTGAGAGG GTCCATTTCGCACAGCTTCCTAACCAGAACCACACGTCTCATGGTGGGGTCAACCAAGAACATCACGAAATGTCTAACATGCATACCGGAACCAACCCTTTTGGAGCTTCAAACCCTAGCAATCCATTCTTGCAACATTCACTAGACTCGGGAGAATCTGGAGGTTTTCAGCAG GAGAGCCATTTTAACAGTACACAAGGAGGAATAGTAAAACAGCAGAGCCGAATGTCCTCAGTAGATTACTCCGAAGGAAGCGATTTCGTGGAAGGAAAAAGCGATGTTAAGATCAATGAATATCAAGCTGCATGGAATGTAACAAATGCAATTCAG GGAATGTTCATCGTTTCGCTACCATTTGCCGTGCAAATAGGAGGTTATTGGGCTATAGCAGCGATGATCCTTGTAGCACAGATTTGTTGCTATACCGGTAAAATTTTGGTCGATTGCCTTTATGAAATAGACCTGCAGACGGGAAG GCGGATACGAGTACGAGATTCCTATGTAGCCATCGCAAAagaatgttttgggaaaacttATGGTTCAAAAATAGTGAGCATTGCACAAATAATAGAACTTTTGATGACCTGCATTCTTTATGTTGTGGTTTGTGGAGACTTGATGATTGGAACCTTCCCTGAAGGTGCAATTGACACACGATCGTGGATGATGttaattggaatttttctattaccTTTAG GTTTTTTGAAATCGCTGCAGGGCGTATCGGTACTCTCGTTCTGGTGCACAATGTCACATATCTTCAtcaatgtaattattattggcTACTGCTTACTTTATATTGGTGAATGGGGTTGGGGAAATGTAAAGTGGACGTTAGACCTCAAAAACTTCCCCATCAGTTTAGGGGTTATAGTTTTTTCGTACACATCCCAGATTTTTCTCCCCACTTTAGAAGGAAACATGGAGGACCCTTCAAAGTTCGAGTGGATGCTAGATTGGAGTCACGTTTGGGCCGCAGTATTTAAAGCAGGGTTTGGGTATATTTGCTTTCTGACTTTTCAAAACGATACTCAGCAAGTGATCACCAACAACTTGCATTCACCTGGATTTAAAGGTCTGGTAAATACTTGTTTAGTAGTGAAAGCGTTGCTCAGCTATCCACTTCCCTTCTACGCGGCATGTGAATTGCTAGAGAGGTCATTTTTTCGAGGAAAGCCAAAAACTCCATTTCCAACAATTTGGGATCAAAACGGTGACATTAAGGTATGGGGATTAGCTTGGCGTGTAGGTGTAATTCTATTCACTATTTTAATGGCTTGTTTTATTccccattttcaaattttaatggggTTTATAGGAAGTTTTACTGGGACAATGCTTAGTTTTATTTGGCCTGCATACTTTCATATAAAACTAAAGGGCAGTACCCTTGACAGAAAAAGTGTGATgtttaactattttattatttacttggGATGTATTTTTGGAGTAATTGGGATTTTTGACTCAGGACGGGCACTCATTGACGCCTTTTCCATCGGCCTACCATTTTAA